One stretch of Rhizobium rhizoryzae DNA includes these proteins:
- a CDS encoding porin, translated as MNIKSLLLGSAAALAAVSGAQAADAIVAAQPEPMEYVRVCDAFGAGFFYIPGSETCLKIDGYVRFQTNFGRNASGTSDWNSFTRGQVNFDARSDSELGTLRGYIALQGNALNSTSRGVNVDQAFIEIGGLKVGYFFNWWDDGLSGETDDIGQNTIFNSIRYTYTAGSFYAGLSVDELESQSATTQVAPFGVARAVDPNNNVGISGIVGGAFGGVKVNVLGGYDTDQENGAIRGILTADVGPGTFGLAAIWSSGQNFYYDKAEWTVAAEYAVKVTDKFKITPGFQYFWTLDQNRFGDFVGSRDAWKAGLTFDYQLAKNLSAKASVQYYDPDRAQESWSGYLRLQRSF; from the coding sequence ATGAACATCAAGAGCCTTCTTCTCGGCTCCGCTGCTGCTCTCGCAGCAGTATCCGGCGCCCAGGCTGCCGACGCTATCGTTGCTGCTCAGCCGGAGCCGATGGAATACGTTCGCGTTTGCGACGCATTCGGCGCTGGTTTCTTCTACATTCCGGGTTCTGAAACCTGCCTCAAGATCGACGGCTACGTTCGTTTCCAGACGAACTTCGGCCGTAACGCTTCTGGCACGTCTGACTGGAATTCCTTTACCCGCGGTCAGGTCAACTTCGACGCCCGTTCCGACTCTGAACTCGGCACGCTCCGTGGTTACATTGCACTGCAGGGTAACGCGCTGAACAGCACGAGCCGTGGCGTAAACGTCGACCAGGCCTTCATCGAAATCGGTGGCCTCAAGGTTGGTTACTTCTTCAACTGGTGGGATGACGGCCTCTCTGGCGAAACCGATGATATCGGCCAGAACACGATCTTCAACTCCATCCGTTACACCTACACGGCTGGCTCCTTCTACGCTGGTCTCTCGGTTGACGAACTGGAAAGCCAGTCAGCAACCACTCAGGTCGCTCCTTTCGGCGTAGCTCGTGCAGTTGATCCGAACAACAACGTCGGCATCTCCGGTATCGTTGGTGGCGCATTCGGCGGCGTTAAGGTCAACGTACTCGGCGGCTACGACACAGACCAGGAAAATGGCGCAATCCGTGGTATCCTGACGGCTGATGTTGGCCCAGGCACCTTCGGCCTCGCAGCTATCTGGTCTTCTGGCCAGAACTTCTACTACGACAAGGCTGAGTGGACTGTTGCAGCTGAATACGCTGTAAAGGTCACCGACAAGTTCAAGATCACCCCCGGCTTCCAGTACTTCTGGACGCTCGACCAGAACCGCTTCGGCGACTTCGTTGGTTCGCGTGACGCTTGGAAGGCTGGTCTGACGTTCGACTACCAGCTGGCAAAGAACCTGTCTGCAAAGGCTTCGGTACAGTACTACGATCCTGACCGCGCTCAGGAGTCCTGGTCTGGTTACCTGCGTCTGCAGCGTTCGTTCTAA